In Prescottella soli, a genomic segment contains:
- a CDS encoding GntR family transcriptional regulator, translating to MSKLYSAAELAYREVKELILSGELPGGELISEGEIATRMGSSRTPVREAFLRLEAEGWMRLYPKRGALIVPVAAGEAEHVVDARLLVEVHAAEAVTANPRVRDALVAALRENLARQRELVASSGDAVQFSVLDADFHRALVRAGGNPLLETFYDGLRERQRRMTAHSLARDPEQITKIIEDHTRLADLIAAGDAEGFAAAVHRHMREVHALGEGGRR from the coding sequence GTGTCTAAGTTGTATTCAGCGGCTGAGCTCGCGTACCGCGAGGTCAAGGAGCTCATCCTGTCTGGGGAGCTTCCGGGCGGGGAGCTGATCAGCGAGGGCGAGATCGCGACGCGGATGGGGTCCAGTCGGACGCCCGTGCGGGAGGCGTTTCTCAGGCTCGAGGCCGAGGGCTGGATGCGGCTGTACCCGAAGCGGGGTGCGTTGATCGTGCCGGTCGCCGCCGGCGAGGCCGAGCACGTCGTCGATGCGCGTCTGCTGGTCGAGGTGCACGCCGCCGAGGCCGTCACCGCGAATCCCCGGGTCCGGGACGCGCTGGTGGCCGCACTGCGGGAGAACCTGGCGCGGCAGCGTGAACTGGTCGCATCGAGCGGTGACGCCGTGCAGTTCAGTGTGCTCGACGCCGACTTCCACCGGGCCTTGGTGCGTGCTGGCGGCAATCCGCTGCTCGAGACCTTCTACGACGGGCTTCGGGAGCGTCAGCGCCGGATGACGGCGCACTCGCTGGCCCGCGACCCGGAACAGATCACCAAGATCATCGAGGATCACACCCGCCTGGCGGACCTGATCGCGGCCGGGGATGCAGAGGGGTTCGCCGCGGCCGTGCACCGGCACATGCGGGAGGTCCACGCGCTCGGCGAGGGAGGACGGCGATGA
- a CDS encoding MFS transporter, protein MRPWMLVAAGMFAVAWGGNEFTPLLVMYKLDHGFTQVVVDTFLFAYVLGIVPALLIGGPLSDRLGRRPLMLPAPFIAVAGSLVLAAGPDSAAWLIVGRVLSGVALGLGMAVGGSWLKELSTPDRDPSARPGAGARRAAMSLTAGFGIGAGVAGILAQWAPWPSALAYVVHSTLALAAGVALLRVPETRPAVAKAERRSLAQDLKIPAAGHRRFLYVVAPVAPWVFGAAASAYAVIPALMTGRSGSAPVAFSALLCMIGLGSGFAIQAVGRKIDTPSNARAVAVALAVLVVGMSVAAVASHVLTVPVSMIAAAILGCGYGLALVSGLQEIQRIAGPDDLAGLTAVFYSLSYLGFAVPAVMAMIAETNPALTYPMMFVFGTIVAAASLALVLVKWRRHLPEASERG, encoded by the coding sequence ATGCGGCCGTGGATGCTCGTCGCGGCGGGCATGTTCGCGGTGGCGTGGGGTGGGAACGAGTTCACCCCGCTGCTGGTGATGTACAAACTCGACCACGGCTTCACCCAGGTGGTGGTCGACACCTTCCTGTTCGCGTACGTGCTCGGGATCGTGCCGGCGCTGCTCATCGGTGGACCGCTGTCGGACCGGCTGGGGCGGCGGCCTCTGATGCTTCCTGCCCCGTTCATCGCGGTGGCGGGGTCGCTGGTGCTGGCCGCCGGGCCGGACTCGGCGGCGTGGCTGATCGTCGGGCGTGTCCTGTCTGGTGTCGCACTGGGGCTGGGCATGGCCGTCGGCGGCAGTTGGCTCAAGGAACTCTCGACGCCCGACCGGGACCCGTCGGCGCGGCCGGGGGCCGGTGCCCGCCGCGCCGCGATGAGCCTGACCGCCGGCTTCGGTATCGGCGCCGGCGTCGCCGGGATCCTCGCGCAGTGGGCGCCGTGGCCGAGTGCGCTTGCGTACGTTGTTCATTCGACGCTCGCGTTGGCGGCCGGTGTCGCACTGCTGCGGGTGCCGGAGACGCGGCCCGCGGTCGCGAAGGCCGAGCGCCGTTCACTCGCACAGGATCTGAAGATCCCGGCAGCCGGGCACCGGCGATTCCTCTACGTCGTCGCCCCGGTGGCCCCGTGGGTGTTCGGTGCCGCCGCGTCGGCCTACGCGGTGATACCGGCGCTCATGACCGGTCGCAGCGGCAGTGCGCCCGTGGCGTTCTCGGCGCTGCTGTGCATGATCGGTCTCGGCTCGGGGTTCGCGATCCAGGCGGTCGGACGCAAAATTGACACCCCGTCGAACGCCCGGGCCGTCGCGGTGGCCCTCGCGGTGCTCGTGGTGGGCATGTCCGTCGCGGCCGTCGCGTCGCACGTCCTCACCGTGCCGGTGTCGATGATCGCGGCGGCGATCCTCGGCTGCGGCTACGGGCTCGCGCTGGTGTCGGGGTTGCAGGAGATCCAGCGGATCGCCGGCCCGGACGATCTGGCCGGTCTGACCGCGGTCTTCTACTCGCTCAGCTACCTCGGCTTCGCAGTGCCTGCGGTGATGGCGATGATCGCGGAGACGAACCCGGCGCTGACCTATCCCATGATGTTCGTGTTCGGGACGATCGTCGCCGCGGCGAGTCTGGCGCTCGTCCTCGTCAAGTGGCGCAGACACCTGCCGGAGGCGTCAGAGCGCGGGTAG
- a CDS encoding ABC transporter ATP-binding protein, with translation MSTRIHGEVVLSTEYVDLVRDGRTILGGIDVQIEQGQHWVLLGANGAGKSTLLSLLGAVAHPTRGTVHVLGHRLGRVDMRELRSHIGHVNPRHAIERPLTVREVVLTGLTNTPEFAQRWQPTDADRERAEELIAMMGMSARIEARWPVLSQGERGRALIARALMPEPPVLLLDEPATGLDLAAREQLLTALDEMRAQHPAMASILVTHHIEEIPTTTTHALLIRDGRVTAQGSAEAVITTERISECFDHPITIVRNGGRYSAQSRTPGLGSTA, from the coding sequence GTGAGTACCCGTATCCACGGCGAGGTGGTGCTGAGCACCGAGTACGTCGACCTGGTCCGCGACGGTCGGACGATCCTGGGCGGCATCGACGTTCAGATCGAGCAGGGCCAGCACTGGGTGCTGCTCGGGGCCAACGGCGCGGGCAAGAGCACGCTGCTGAGCCTGCTGGGCGCCGTCGCCCATCCGACCCGCGGCACCGTCCACGTGCTCGGACATCGCCTCGGTCGGGTGGACATGCGTGAGCTGCGCTCGCACATCGGTCACGTCAATCCGCGCCACGCGATCGAACGCCCGCTCACCGTGCGTGAGGTCGTCCTCACGGGGCTGACGAACACCCCCGAGTTTGCGCAGCGGTGGCAGCCCACCGACGCCGACCGGGAGCGTGCGGAGGAACTGATCGCGATGATGGGGATGTCGGCGCGCATCGAGGCTCGTTGGCCCGTCCTGTCGCAGGGGGAGCGGGGGCGCGCCCTGATCGCACGCGCGTTGATGCCCGAGCCTCCGGTACTCCTGCTCGACGAGCCCGCGACGGGCCTCGACCTCGCCGCGCGCGAACAGTTGCTGACCGCGCTCGACGAGATGCGCGCGCAGCACCCGGCCATGGCGAGCATCCTCGTCACTCATCACATCGAGGAGATCCCGACGACCACGACGCATGCGCTGCTCATTCGCGACGGCCGGGTGACGGCGCAGGGTTCGGCGGAAGCAGTGATCACGACCGAGCGCATCAGCGAGTGCTTCGACCATCCCATCACCATCGTCCGCAACGGCGGGAGGTACTCGGCGCAGTCGCGCACGCCCGGCCTGGGTTCGACGGCCTGA